TATTCGCCGATGCGGTACTCGGCGGCCAGCTCCTGCAGCTCGCAGCTGCCGTTCTTGAAGCAGCGCGTGCAGTCGGCGTTGTGCTCCGACAGTAGTAGCTCAATGACATGCTTGCGGGCGGTGCGCACCTTCTCGCTGTTGGTAAGCACCTCCATCCCTTCGGCAACGGGCGTTGCGCAGGCGGCGGAAAGGAATCGGCTGCCCTTTATCTCCACCACGCACACGCGGCAGTTGCCGGCAATCGACAGGTCGGGGTGATGGCACAGCGTTGGGATGTTAAAGTTGAGCATCTTGGCGGCTTCGAGGATGGAGGTCCCTTCGCGAACGGCAATGGGGATGTTGTTTATCTTGAGGTTTACCTTAAACTCGTTCATGGCGCTAGGGTTTGGGGGTTAGTAGATGATCTCCTCGCGGAAGTTGTCGACGATGGAGTTGAAGGGGTTGGCTACCGACTGTCCGAGGCCGCACTTGGAGGCAATCTTCATGGTGGCGGCCAGCTTCTTCAGATCGTCAAGGTACTCGGGCTTGCGCTCGCCGCGCTTTACGGCTTCGATGCCCTTGAGCAGCTGCTGGCAGCCCACGCGGCAGGGTGTGCACTGCCCGCACGATTCCTCGCAGAAGAACTCGAGGTAGTCGTGCAGCACGTTGTACATCGAGCGGGTGGAGTTGAAGACCATCATGGAGCCCCCGGTGGGTATCCCCTCAAAGCCAATTATGGTATCGGCAAACAGCTTGCGCGGTACGCAGTGCCCCGAGGCGCCTCCAACCTGAACGGCCTTGGTGTCGCCATCGCCAAACTCGGCAACGAACTCGTCGAGCGGCATGCCCAGCTCCAGCTCGTAGATGCCGGCGATGGGGGTGTCGCCCGAAACGGAGAATACCTTCGACCCCGAGGAGTCTTTGGTGCCCATCTTGCGGAACTGCTCGGCGCCAAGGCGGGCAATCATGGTGACGTACACCAGCGTCTCCACGTTGTTGATTACCGTTGGCTTGCTGTCGAAGCCCCACTGAGTGGGGTAGGGTGGCTTGTTGCGGGGCTCGCCGCGCTTACCCTCCATGCTCTCGAACAGGGCGGTCTCCTCGCCGCAGATGTAGGCGCCGCTGCCGCTCTTTACGCCAACGGAAAAGCCCAGCTCGAGCTCCTCGAGCGTCTTGTTAAAGATTTGGACGTGCTTCAGCAGCTCGGGCAGCAGAAAGTTGTACTCGCCCCGCAGGTAGATGTACCCCTGGTGCGCGCCGATGGCGTACCCGCAGATGGCCATCCCGGTGAGCACCTTATAGGGGACGGTTTGCAGGATCTCGCGATCCTTAAAGGTTCCGGGTTCGCCCTCGTCGGCGTTGCACACCACGTACTTGACGGTGCTATCCTCGGTTTTGGCGAAGCGCCACTTCAGCCCGGTGGGGAAGCCTGCGCCTCCGCGCCCGCGCAGGCCGGAGTCGATCACCTCGAGGATGAGCTCGTCGGGCGTTTTCTGGACGGCGCGCTGCAGCGTCTGAACGATGTCGGCGTAGGGGGTGTCGAGAAATATCAGGTCAACCTTTTTCAGATTCTTCGATTCCATGGCGGCGGGTTTTTAGGGTCGATACTTGCTGATGATGGCTATGGCCGACTCGGGCGTTACGGCCGGGTAAACGTCGTTGTTGACGAGCATCACCGGGCCCTTGTGGCACCAGCCAAGGCAGTTGGCCGTTAGCAGGGTAAACTGCCCGTCGGCGGTGGTACCTCCAATGTGCGTGTCGAGGGCCTCCTCGAGCGCCGCAATCAGCTGGTCCTTGCCCTTCATGTGGCAGGTGATGGTCTTGCATACGCGGATGATGTTGCGGCCCCGGGGTACCGTATCGAGGAAGGTGTAGAAGGAGGCGGTGCCAAATACGTCGGCGGCCGAGATGTTGAACTCGCGGGCTACGGTCAGCATGGCCTCCTCGCTCAGGTAGCGCTCGTGCCCAACGATTTCCTGGAGCACCGCCATCAGGCTGCTGCGCTGCGTGCCATGCTTGTCTACGAGTTCGCGAACGAGTTCTTCGATGTGCGTCATAGCTGTACAGTTACTAGTTCTTGGGTAAGAGAGTTCGGTTACTACGATACCTCAGGGTGAAACGCTCGCGGTAGGAGTAATTTACTGGATAACGTTAGGGGGAATGGACTAGTTTAATTTTTGCTGCAAAATGTTGCGAAAGGAGCATCATCTGCTTAACAAAAGCTTATATTTGGATTCGGAAGCTAATATTTTGATGGCAAAACCTACAAATAGATTATGGATAGCAATAGTAGAGACCTAACGAACATCGACGACAAGCTTCAGGAGCTCGAAGAGCTGGCTGAGGTGATCAACTCCCTGCAAAAGAATCCGAACCATAACCCCGACGAGCTGGAGCTGCTGGCCGAGGTGCTGAAAACGCGCGCACATGAGCTGGAGTCCTTCCTGCTGAAGGCCAAGCAGGAGGTGGACAACCGGCTAGCGGCCCAATCGACCGCCTTCTACTTCCACGTAAAGGAGCTGGCCGATGGGGGCGATGCCGAGGCTCGGAAGGCTTACGAGGATCTCCGTCCGTTGTACGAGAATTACCTCCGCTCGTGCATCGAGCTCAACTAGCCAGGCCCTAGCGGTCGCCGCCTCGGCAACGAGCTTTCACGGTTGCGAGAGCGTTCCCGAGGGGTCGGGAATCAGCTTTCACGGTTGCGAGGGCATTCCCGAGGGGTCGGATATGAGCTTTCACCATTGCGAGGGCATTTCCGAGGGGTCGGGAACGAGCTTTCACCATTGCGAGGGCATTCCCGAGGGGTCGGGGATGAGCTTTCACCATTGCGAGAGCATTTCCGAGGGGTCGGGAATCAGCTTTCACGGTTGCAGGGGCATTCCCGAGGTTCGGGGCTACAGCTTCCGGGATTATTCACGGAACTGTGTCTACCCTATTTTTTCGGAAGCAGGAATTACGCCTGCCTTTTAGGTTAGGGCTGCTAGCGGGGCAAGGGTGGCGGAGGAACGGAGCCACTTGTATACCCTTGCCCCGCTAGGAGGCCTGGCCTTCCTTCGCGGGTGTTCTTCATGCTCCAAACTTGGCCATCCGCTCGGCAAATTTAATGCAAAGCTGCCCGTAGATGAGCTTCCACCCCGCAACTTCCCGCTTTGGGCTCGAGCTGATATCCCGAATAACGAGGTATATCAGCTTCTTGATGGCCATGTCGGAGGAGAAGCACCCCTTGGTCTTGGTCACCTTCCGCATGCGCCGGTGGATGCCCTCGATGGGGTTGGTGGTGTACATGAGCCGGCGGATCTCCCTGCCGAAGTCGAAGAAGGAGCTCAGCTTGTACCAGTTTTCCCGCCAGCTCTTGACGGCGGTGGGGTACTTCGTCCCCCAGCGCTCGGCGAAGCGCTCGAACTCCGCCTCGCCCGCCTCCAGCGTGGGGCTGCCGTAGATGGCCCGCATGTCGGCGGTGATGGCCTTGTAGTCTTTTTTAACCACGTACTTGAGCGTGCTGCGCACCTGGTGGACGATGCAGCTCTGGATGACCGTCTCGGGAAAGGTGCTGCTGATGGCCTCGCTGAAGCCCTTGAGGTTATCCGTGCAGGCGATCAGGATGTCCTCCACGCCCCGAAGGCGCAGATCCTGCAGCACCTCCAGCCAGAAGCGGGCCGACTCGCTCCCGGCAATGTAGATGCCCAGCAGCTCCCGAAAGCCCTCCTAGCTGACCGCGTAGACGTTGTAGAGCGCCTTGCCCTGCACTGCACCGCCCTCGCGGCACTTGAAGTGGATGGCGTCGAACCAGACTATCGCGTAGAGCGGGCTCAGCGGGCGCTGCTGCCACTCCTGCAGCTCGGGGATGAGCCGATCGGTGAGCTCGCTCATCTGGGCGGGCGAGAGCGAAAGCCCGTAAACCTCCATCAGCAGCTTCCGAATGTCGGCGTAGCTCATCCCCTTGGCGTAGAGCGAGAGCACCTTCTCGCAGAGCTCGTCGTCCAGCAGCACCTGCCGCTTGGCCACGATCTCTGGGGTAAAGGATCCGTTACGGTCTCTGGGGGGGCTGAGCTCAAACTCGCCGTTCGAGCTCTTAACCGTTTTGGTGGTAGCGCCGTTGCGCTTGTTGCCCTCCGAATCCTTCAGGTGCTGCTCCAGCTCCAGCGCTAGGGCCTTCTCCAAAAAGTGCTTGAGCAGCGGGGCGAACACCCCATTCTCGCCGCTTAGGCTCTTGCGCTCGTAAAGGCCTTTGATGGCCTCCTTCTCAAATTCCTCGTAGCTGAAGCTCGCTACTTTTTCTTCCTCTTTCATTGTCTGCAAAGTTATCGTTATCATTTTGCAGACACAGTTGCATGAACAGTCTCCAGCTTCCCAGACAAGCTCACCAGCTCCGCTCGGGGGGATGATAAAAGAAATAGTGCACCAAACCATACGACTGATTTGTTTACTTACCTAACCAAATCCTAGATCATGAAACAGCAACTGGGCACCAGCGGCATGAACACCTCGGAACTCTACGAGTACACCTCGCAGACGCTGAGCGTTGCCCGCCAGCATGGGCCTCTTCTGGTTTCGAAGTCGCCGCTCTACCTAGCCGTAGAGGCGAAGTTCAACAAGTACGACGAAGGCTTCAAGAAGGACGACAAGAGCATGCTCACCGATCCGATCTTGGCCTTGGATGCCGACCGCGATAGGGTGGTAAAGTGGCTTTACTACACCGTTATGGGCCTATCGTTCTCTTCTAATGCAACGTCGGTGGAGGCGGCAACGCTTCTGCTCTCGAAGCTCGACACCTACGGATTGGACCTGATTCGGAGCGCCTACAGCGAAGAATCGGCCATGATTAAGGGGCTACTCAACGATTTCAAGCAGCCAGACTATGCGGCGGCGGTGGCGAAAGCTGGCGTGCAGCCCATTCTGGACGAGCTGCAATCGGTACAGACCAGCTTCGACAAGCTCTTCGAGCAGCGCCGCGAGGCCACCCAGGAGCGGCTCGACATCGATGCGGCCAGCATCGCCCGCAAGGAGCTCGAAGCGGCCATTCGCGGCTTCCGTACGCTGGTTGCCGGCATGGCCATGGCCGAACCCACCTCGGAGTGGGGCAAGGTTAACGACCTGCTCCTCCAGCTCGACGCCGAGTACGCCAAAAAGCTACGCACCAGGGCCACCCTTCTCGCCAAGCAGAAGAAGGATTCCGAAAAGAAGTAGCCCTACACCCTCTTTCCGGGTTTGGACGCACTAAAGAGGGGCGATCTCCCCAAAGGAGGTCGCCCCTTGCTCTAGCCGCCTTTCCTCCGACGCCCATGGCTGCACGTAATGGGTTAATTTATTCTACCTTCGGCGGTATCAACAACGATATTTTTTTGTTTTTTTGTTGCGTTGAAAAGGGGATAATCGCTAATTACTTTACTATGAAAAGACAAACCACTTCTTTGCTGGCCCTTTGGGGAATTCTGCTGCTGTTTT
This window of the uncultured Acetobacteroides sp. genome carries:
- a CDS encoding NADH-ubiquinone oxidoreductase-F iron-sulfur binding region domain-containing protein, with amino-acid sequence MESKNLKKVDLIFLDTPYADIVQTLQRAVQKTPDELILEVIDSGLRGRGGAGFPTGLKWRFAKTEDSTVKYVVCNADEGEPGTFKDREILQTVPYKVLTGMAICGYAIGAHQGYIYLRGEYNFLLPELLKHVQIFNKTLEELELGFSVGVKSGSGAYICGEETALFESMEGKRGEPRNKPPYPTQWGFDSKPTVINNVETLVYVTMIARLGAEQFRKMGTKDSSGSKVFSVSGDTPIAGIYELELGMPLDEFVAEFGDGDTKAVQVGGASGHCVPRKLFADTIIGFEGIPTGGSMMVFNSTRSMYNVLHDYLEFFCEESCGQCTPCRVGCQQLLKGIEAVKRGERKPEYLDDLKKLAATMKIASKCGLGQSVANPFNSIVDNFREEIIY
- a CDS encoding NAD(P)H-dependent oxidoreductase subunit E, translating into MTHIEELVRELVDKHGTQRSSLMAVLQEIVGHERYLSEEAMLTVAREFNISAADVFGTASFYTFLDTVPRGRNIIRVCKTITCHMKGKDQLIAALEEALDTHIGGTTADGQFTLLTANCLGWCHKGPVMLVNNDVYPAVTPESAIAIISKYRP
- a CDS encoding DUF6261 family protein — protein: MKQQLGTSGMNTSELYEYTSQTLSVARQHGPLLVSKSPLYLAVEAKFNKYDEGFKKDDKSMLTDPILALDADRDRVVKWLYYTVMGLSFSSNATSVEAATLLLSKLDTYGLDLIRSAYSEESAMIKGLLNDFKQPDYAAAVAKAGVQPILDELQSVQTSFDKLFEQRREATQERLDIDAASIARKELEAAIRGFRTLVAGMAMAEPTSEWGKVNDLLLQLDAEYAKKLRTRATLLAKQKKDSEKK